From Candidatus Aminicenantes bacterium, the proteins below share one genomic window:
- a CDS encoding FHA domain-containing protein — MKKSIFHAGIGLLFMALALSSGAQAKEDLINDILINPARYWNMQVTVVGEVQNVSADPVGTTRGTYTLLDDSCPNTITVRTKDLPPVGRAFRVTGLLLPVTDRANVPVIKESERTDASEFSAATRNLLIGLGAALVILIVIFVFLLLKPKKMAPAPSKSDAGSKPEARPENRKNEGIQPTITVPPPVPQGGETQLLLNPNAELLVEQGNDKGLVFNIKKNVSLIGRPGTRLNDIILTDNTVSKEQAALNFDPITGRYFIVNESAKNPTKVNGIIASQPVFLKGGESIEMGKTALRFKQL; from the coding sequence ATGAAGAAAAGCATCTTTCACGCCGGCATCGGCTTGTTATTCATGGCCCTGGCCCTGAGCAGCGGCGCCCAGGCCAAGGAAGATTTGATCAATGATATCCTGATCAATCCCGCCCGCTATTGGAATATGCAGGTTACCGTGGTCGGCGAGGTGCAGAACGTCAGCGCCGACCCGGTCGGCACTACCCGCGGCACCTACACGCTCCTTGACGACAGCTGCCCCAACACGATCACCGTCCGCACCAAGGACCTGCCGCCCGTCGGCCGGGCCTTCCGCGTCACCGGGCTGCTGCTGCCGGTCACCGACCGGGCCAACGTGCCGGTCATCAAGGAATCCGAAAGGACGGATGCCTCTGAATTTTCCGCCGCCACTCGCAATCTGCTCATTGGCCTTGGAGCCGCACTGGTGATCCTGATTGTCATCTTCGTCTTCCTGCTGCTCAAGCCCAAAAAAATGGCCCCGGCGCCATCCAAGTCCGATGCCGGGTCAAAGCCGGAAGCCCGTCCTGAAAACCGCAAGAATGAAGGGATCCAACCGACAATCACCGTTCCTCCGCCGGTGCCCCAGGGCGGGGAGACCCAGCTGCTGCTGAACCCCAACGCCGAATTGCTGGTGGAACAGGGGAACGACAAAGGCCTGGTTTTCAACATCAAAAAAAATGTCAGCCTCATCGGCCGTCCCGGCACGCGGCTCAACGACATCATCCTGACCGACAACACCGTTTCCAAGGAGCAGGCCGCGCTGAACTTCGATCCGATCACCGGGCGGTATTTCATCGTCAACGAAAGCGCCAAGAACCCGACCAAGGTGAACGGCATCATCGCCAGCCAGCCCGTTTTCCTGAAAGGCGGCGAGTCGATCGAAATGGGTAAAACCGCCCTGCGCTTCAAGCAGCTTTAG
- a CDS encoding sensor domain-containing diguanylate cyclase, with protein MKAKQETSAPLAANGRMLMRLLEEVDEGVYFTDPQRRITFWNKAAERISGYSRREVVGTPCSANLLIHVDRRGRELCCGACPLANTMRDRKHRRADIFLHHRDGHRVPVHVRVFPLLGDNGEVTGGAELFSDLSEKPVLEARLQQLEKMVMIDRLTGVANRRSSESFLQARLEEFRRFRWPLGVIFFDIDDFKKLNDRHSHRVGDIALRMVARTLQHNIRSVDQVGRWGGEEFLVTVRNTDRGNLRLIAEKLRMLVGKSVSWENGNPVSLTLSGGATLARAGDTAVTLVERADLLMYQSKKSGKNTISFR; from the coding sequence ATGAAAGCGAAACAGGAAACGAGCGCCCCCTTGGCGGCGAACGGCCGGATGCTGATGCGCTTGCTTGAAGAGGTGGACGAGGGCGTCTACTTCACCGACCCACAGCGGCGGATCACCTTCTGGAACAAGGCGGCCGAACGGATCAGCGGCTACTCGCGCCGCGAGGTCGTGGGCACCCCATGCTCGGCCAATCTTCTGATCCACGTCGACCGCCGCGGCCGCGAACTCTGCTGCGGCGCCTGCCCGCTGGCCAACACCATGCGGGATCGCAAGCACCGCCGGGCCGATATCTTTCTGCATCACCGCGACGGGCACCGCGTCCCGGTGCATGTGCGCGTATTCCCGCTGCTGGGCGATAACGGCGAGGTGACCGGGGGAGCCGAGTTGTTCTCGGACCTGTCCGAAAAACCGGTGCTGGAGGCTCGCCTGCAGCAACTGGAAAAGATGGTCATGATCGACCGTCTGACCGGAGTGGCCAATCGCCGCTCCAGCGAGTCGTTCCTGCAAGCCCGGCTGGAGGAGTTCAGGAGGTTCCGCTGGCCGCTGGGGGTCATCTTCTTCGATATCGACGACTTCAAGAAGCTGAACGACCGCCATTCCCACCGCGTCGGCGACATCGCCTTGCGCATGGTGGCCCGCACGCTGCAGCACAACATCCGCAGCGTCGACCAGGTCGGACGCTGGGGCGGCGAGGAATTCCTCGTCACCGTGCGCAACACCGACCGCGGTAATCTGCGCCTGATCGCCGAGAAGCTACGGATGCTGGTCGGGAAATCGGTCTCCTGGGAAAACGGAAATCCCGTTTCGCTCACCCTGTCGGGCGGGGCAACGCTGGCCCGCGCCGGCGATACCGCCGTCACCCTGGTCGAACGCGCCGACCTGCTGATGTACCAGAGCAAGAAAAGCGGCAAGAATACGATCAGTTTCAGATGA